In Solanum lycopersicum chromosome 3, SLM_r2.1, the genomic stretch CTTTTCGGGCTCCAATTGATCTTGGGCGTGAAGGGGTTATTAGAGTGGATTAGAGTTCCCACATAGGTTATGACATTTTTATATGGATTTAGGCAATTCTCACCTTATCTAGCTTCTAGAGATGAGTTACACCCAAGTGTCATATCTTTACGAATAGAAATCACCTGCTGATCTGATTATAGTAGTGTTGTCATCAATAATGCCAGAAATACATTGATTGAGTGAAGTCACAGGGTGGagaagaagagaacataaaaatCGAAAATTTATAACAACACAAAGTGCAACAAATGTATTTGCACATTGCCAAAGATAATCAATTAACCGAGGAACACTTCCTGCATTGTGTTTATCTACCACAATTAAACAGCGTCTCCCATAGTTAAAAGAACTCGTACCGGAACTTTTTCTTGAAGCTTTTGTCCTTCGTCATAAATCACACCAGAATCCAGGGCAGAAAATTGTATTGCTACCAAAAGACTACAATTCTGCAGGAGTAGCAAAAAGTTTTGATTGCTTTAGAATTGTATCTAACACCCTGTAAATACCATCATAGACATGTTGTCTGGAAGGTTCGGCCATAAATTCATGAAGAATTCCGTTAATTTCAATCCAACTACAACCAGGCTTTTTCTTGATTCTTTGATCTCTCATCATCTTCACAGTCCTGGAAGCATGTTCCAACATATTACCAGAGTTGTACAAATTCCATAGCAGTACATACACCCCGTCATCGTGAGGTTCTAGTTCAAGTGCTTTCCCGGCAGCCATTTCAGCTAATTCCAAATTTCTATTCATGACAGAAGCACTCAGAAGTGATCTCCATATGACAGCATCTGGATTCATTGGCATTTGTTGAATTAACCGCACTGCTTCATCCAAATGACCAGCACGGCCAAGGAGGTCCACCAGACATCCATAATGTTCTATCTTAGTTGCACAACTAACATCATTCTTCAGCCGGTTGAATAATTCTTTGCCCTCGTTAACTAATCCAGCATGGCTACAAGCAGATAGAACTGAGAGGTAAGTTATCTCATTAGCAGTCACACCAGATTCCAACATCTCATCAAAAAACTCGAGGGCATTTCTTCCTCTACTGTGAAGTGCCAATCCTAAAATCATACTAGTCCACGAGAAAGCATCCTTCTTTATCATTCCCCTAAAAATCATCATAGCAAAATCAAGATCCCCACTTTTAGCATACATATCAATCAGGGCATTATTTACGCCAACATCCATAGCAGAACCAGCTACCTTGTTTACATATCCATGAATAGACCTTCCAAAATCCAGAGCTCCAATATCAGCACAACCAGATAACACAGCAACTATTGTAATTGAGGTCGGGCTATCATCACCTTCCTCCCTCATTCTCTTAAACAGTTCCAATGCCCAAACCGGTTCTTTACCACGTACACATCCCACAATCATCACAGTCCACGAGATGGCATTCCTGTAGGACATTTCCTCAAACAACTTCCAAGCAGACTCGATTTCCCCAGAAACTACAAACCCATTGAGCAAACTTGTCCAAGTAGCTATATCCTTAACATGCATACTATCGAATACACGTCGAGCCAACAAGATTCTCTCCGTGCGGCTATACATATCGATCAGAGCATTACCCACAATAGGTTCAGGTCGATTAAGAAATTTATAGACCATAGCATGCACCGTTTTGCCATTACACAGGTCTCGCGTGCGTGCACAAGCTGAGAGAGCTGCAACTATGGAATGGGAATCAGGTTTTAGAGAAGTTGAAACCAGTAAGCTAGTGAACAGACAAAACGCTTTAGTGGGATGTTGTAATTGCAAATGCAGAGACAAAAGACAACTCCAGGAGACAATATCTGGTTGGGGAATTTGATCAAACACCTTATGGGCAGCAACTGGTTTGTTCAGTTTGGCATATACGTTAAGCAATTTGCAGGCAAAAGATTGATGAGATTGGGTTAAGAGACCCAATGTGATGGATTGAGCATGAATTTGCTTGATTAAATTCTCATGGTTTATACATTTGTCTAGTAGCCGTTTCAAAGTTGTAACATTTACTAACAGTTTCTCACTGTTTTGAAACATCAAGTTACCTACACTTCAATATTATGTCCGTTCACTCACAGTTGCATTTTACTAAGCAGAATATTGAGATAACAAAGTTTCGacattattatattaaagatTTGGAACATTAATATCCTATTAAGATGGAATAATATTAAGCCTTAAGTATGCTTGGAGGTTGATTAACTATAAATATAACCAACATAAATCCAGTTAGTTTTGTTCTAAAAACTTtggaacaaaataaaaacagcACATCTGACTATGCTTGACTAACAATGCAAATTTTGAATGGTATAATTAGCAGATATCTTCCCCGCCCGTtgctaaatttatttatttattatattgcaATTCATCAACTGAAATGTgcaaatataaagaaagaaatagttttttttttaattcaaaatgcATATAGGAAATGTCTATTACAATAGTTAATTATGCCCTCAATCTCCCAGAGATAACAAATTGAAGTCTTCTTTGAAGATAGTGAAGGGCAGAAAGCCATGTTTATTACACtatttcttcttctcctccttCTCCTGCCGCtgctccttcttcttcttctccctctgacaacgatgatgatgatgatgatgatgaactTTCTTGGAAGGGAATATCTGGGCAAAGTTGTATACAAAATTTGATAAGAATTAAAAATGATTAAGACTTGTTTCAAGTAAAAAATCAGACCTACAAATTAGGAAACACTACCAAAGTCGAACAAAGAAGGCACACAATGTGTCTTATGTAAATGTCCATTTATCTCAGTTGAcatgtttttaacttttaaacatAAATTTGAAAGGAATAGTGAATCCTGACCTTAATTCTCATTTAAGGCATCACAAAGAagtaaaatacaaaattcagCGGAAACAAACTGGTACCTTCGATGATAAATCTTCTGATGTCATCCAAATTTGCATCGATAAGCTCCTGATCATCAGCATCTATATCATCAGAGGGTGTGTGATGGGCACTAGCTAACGTTGGATGGAAGTAATACATTAGAGAATTAACTCCGTGCAACACTGCAGCATGTTCGTACCCATTGATATTAGTATTATGCTCGTATAGATCATAATTCAGTGTCAAGGGACGTTGTACCAGAAAAGACACTTGCTTGTTTTCGATCCATAATGGGAAGCCATGAATAAAGCCTTGTGGACCTAAAATAAAGTTGGCAAATTTGTGGGAAACCGTCCAACGTCTCTTTGTACTGCAATAAGTAGCAATGACTATGTGCATTCTGTAAGCGCATACAAGGGTAAGTGAACCTTGCACCTTCCCTAGCCATTTACTCTGACCAATCAAAATCTTACCATAGGTGTGATCAAAATTATCAAGAAACTCAGGACGGTCAATTAGTATAGCCTCTTCTTTGTTTGTATCAAAAGCTAAAACACTACCGTCCTTTCTAAGGAAATACAGAGAACCGCGCCAATAAACAGCTTGACTACCAAAAGCTAAATATTGGACAGTATTGGTTCTCAGTTGGATTTCTCGCCACAAGCGAGGTTGCTCTGATGAAAGTAGGTGAAATTTGTATAACATGTTGGAATTTTCAAAAAAGCTACTGACGGTTACCAATTTGTATTGATTCGGATTCGGGTAATCAACCGCTAGACTTATTTTTCCTCTACCATTTGGATAGGGCGCCATTGGGTATGGTATCAATTGGTGCTCTCCAGTCACGGGATTAAAAACACAGTAACGACTAACTAGATGAAAGTCAATGAGAATGAGACCATTACATGAGGccaatatattcatataatcaGGTGTACTCGACTCAAATTGAGTGATTGGGTTTAAGGAGATTTTGTTGAATCTTCTTCGTGCTCCTTCACCATATTCTGTATAGATGAGTTGTGTAGAAGTGTTTTTATGACGTTGGAGCAATAATTGGGCAAACTCAGAATTAGAAATCATACTTTTAAAATTCTGGTTTAAAAGTTTACATTGAACCACACAATTCAAGGGCAAGCGGGAGAAGATTTCCCCAAAGACATCTATCTTAGATTCCATAACATTATCTGCCATTTTATTCTTCTAAACTATTTTTGTTACGTtggaattttttgtttaaaagaaaagagtccTATTTATATAATACAGCCATTACTACAACTAAATGGTGTGTCTTTTAGAcgaaaaattgtaatttaaatGAAAGGTTCTGTTGTTTCGTTCTTTTATGAAAGGATGTGTTGTTTCATTCAATTTGGGTAAAACTCATTCAATTTGGCTAAAACCAACTCCAACGTAACTTTTACGGTGAACAAGAACTAATATCAAGTTTGAATTAAAACACAATTAAACAACACaacttttgttgattaaattgATAGATGTAAGACTGCCCTTATAAGAAACTAGAAAGGTTGAATTTTGTTATTGAccacataaaaccacatgatcTCTGTTCAGGTTGTGAACTAGTTCCTGAGTAAGCGACATTATCAGAAATAGGTTTACCTTTGGAAAAAAAACGAACCGATTAGATGAAAATAatcttgtttattttcttggaGAGCAAGCAATTTAGAAATGATCTGAGAAATAAAGATACTTTACTATGGGCCTAAAATCAGGAGTGTatctcattttcttttctttcttattttaaatttagccAATTTGCAGAGTTATATCACTTATCAACTTATGAATAATTTGAGTGTTAGAATTTCATATCCATTATTGTATTGATGTGTCAATATGTACAGATCAATTCCACAACTATGCATACTTGAAGGGATTTATGGAGTCCTAATATGGAGAATTTATCAATGAGGTAGAAAGTGACAGGTTCTTCataattgttataaaaaaaaattgattcttcTATATCACATATTTGGACCTTTTGATTCATCTATCACAATTTTTTTGACCTTGAATCAATGTTTCTTTTATGGACAGAAACCTAAGGGAAAATGGAGCTTCGAATTCGGCGGGTGATTATTAGGTGGATTCGAGTTTGGGTTGGGATTTGATTGGTttagattaattaaatttttaacgaACCACAGGCTGCCACATATTAAATGAAACTCTAATTTTATATGTTAACAGAGTTGTTTGTGGTAAGGGTATTATAGGGTCGTAACGATTGACGTTAGGAGTATTATAGAATTAATTGGTCAACGGAGGATATTTTTTTACCAATTTCAatagtttaaggatattttaggaTCTTTTccgtttttattatttattttgagaaatgatttaaatttaaaactatcacattaagcaatttaataaaacaaatatttaataattttactttgaGAGAGTTATTAAAAATAAGGGTAAATATAAGTCAAATGATTAACATCGAGAGTATTTTTGAGTCAAAAAGTGAACGTCAGGGGTATTTTAGCATTGATGGATAGATGGGGATTATTTTGTACCAATTAAATACTTAAGGGACATTTTAAACCCTTCTTAGCTAATAGAATGGATGAGCTATATAGAATTTCTTTATGACTTTGATAATGAGGATGAAAATCATACTTTAATATATTTGGAtagaaatttatattgaataacAATCTTCAAAGGCAAACTGGGGATAACCTTCCCTAAAAGTATATCGTCCTGCAATTCCATAACATATGTAgttattttcttctcttctgTTATCTCGTTTGatatgtttttgaaattttgtttaaataaagaattttatttaaaggaagaggaagaaagagGTTGGTGTCTTTTTAAATGAAAGAGTGTCTTTGGAAACCACttgttttatttgaatttaataacTAATTAATGTTAACTTTTATTGAGAATATATTTCTTCggttaaataataattattttaaataaaagaaaaatttaaaaaaactgaAACGATGTGTCTTTCATTCTCTAGTTATCACTAATTTTCCACTAATGTGCATTTGAAGAGATTCAACATTATTAATTAACGGTTAATATACTCTCCGTTTCTCTCCATCCAACTTTGCTGGTCCAAATTTACTTTGGaacatcttttaaaaaataataataacaaatagataattttagtatatattataaggcattaatttaaaaatgaataatatttaatagcaaagataaaataaacacaaaataataaattatttctttccaAACTAGACAAGTAAAGTTGATCATATACTTGCCGGATAAAGATGGACGGATGAAAAGTAATTAATACtaaatgtttttactttttactaTTAATCAGAATGttagttttatatttgtataccaTAAAAAAGTTATATAGTAGGAGTAGTAGTATATGATCGAAGGCCAAAGCTATcactttaattaatttctacGAATAGTAAAGTGCAGCACCTAACAATCTAAGGTTGAAAAGATTATTATTTCAatggaaataaaaattaaagcgCAATATAAAAAGATATATCGAATGAATAAAACCATAAGTATTGTCATTTATTTTGATCGATTGTACATCTTTCATGATCTTTGTTCATAACggtaaaattttcatttagtttgattgattgtattgaattcTTTCATGAGCCTTAAATTCCTATTTGTAAAGATTGtcatttatattaattgattgTAATGATTTTTTCCCCTATATTAATAGCCATTCAATAATGTATACTGCTAGTGAAAGGAAacaattattgatattattatcttaATGTATCTGAGTTtccttttgattatttttcttgacaCATTGCAATGGCATATAGCTTTCCACACAATGCATCATTTCCGAAAAAATGTCGCTATAACATTTACGAATGGCGATACTAAAATCTTTCATTTATTGGAATTCATCACTTGAAATgtgcaaaaaaaagaaagaagtttaGTTCAAAACGCATAACGTCTATTATAATATTACCAATGCCGCCCTCAATCTCCTTAGTCGTCTCTCAGAAATAACAAATTGAATCACGTTTGAAGATAGTGAAGGACAGAAAGTCGCGTTTATTACAGTATCAAATGCTAGAATACTACCATCATCTCTGAGCCAATACAGAGAATCGAGCCAATAAACAGATGGACTACCGTAGGCTAAACATATGAAAGTATTGGTTCTCAGTTGAATTTCACGCCACAAGCCAGGTCTCTCCGATGAAAGTATATGAAATTTGTAGTACAAGTTAatgttaatttatttcttaGTAACCATCcgttttatttgaattcaacaGCTACTTAACATTAACTTATTTCTTAGTAACCATCCGTTTTATTTGAATCCATCTGCTACTTAATGTTAACTTATTTCTTAGTAACCATCCGTTTTATTTGAATCCAACGGCTACTTAACATTAACTTTCACTggaaatatatttcttaataaCCACCCGTTTTATTTGGATCCAACGGCTACTTAACGTTAACTTTTACTGAGAATATGTTTCTAAGTGATCATCCATTTTATTTGAATCCAAAGGCTACTTAATGTTAACTTTTATagagaatatatttattttgtttaaatggtaatctatatctatatatatatctatattatcttaaaaatatgaactcctaacttgaatgttaaattactataatattcCTAACTTatgttgtgacttttttgataAGTTGCGATTTTCTCAAAAGGGTTGTgaatttttcaaagagttgtgacttttcaatcagtgtgactttttcaatggttgtgactttttcgatgagttgtgacttttacgaTAAATTGTGACTTTCAAAGGGATGTGACTTTTTAAGTTGTGATTTTTccaaaggattgtaatttcttggAAAGGTcatgattttacaaaaaaaaacttgttcACATTATTCTTTAttgactataaatagaggagcttcCCCTCATTTTTCGACCACAATTTGTTTTATAATCTtctattttttctcttcttacatttttaatttttttttgtgtgatttATTCTCGATTAGTGAGTTTGAAGTTTAGCAGAATATGAGGTATCACAATTTTGATGAAGTATATGGTTCTATTCTAAGAGGGTATATTCCCACCCTTGAGtatttgaggaaaataattatttttttgcttaatatatacattaGTATGTAATGTTCtaatatatgaagttaacattatttatattctttgttataatattatgaattctatatacattaattatatttatttttcatctttctttaTATTAGCTCTTGaccaataatttttcatattattatactgCCCTATATATGTGATAATATcgtgttgttattttttcattgACGAATCATGCTTAGttgaatatattgaaaatgtttACAAGTATATGGACTATATCTTTATTTGGTGTAAGATGAACAAGTGATTGTACGTATGATTTC encodes the following:
- the LOC104646138 gene encoding uncharacterized protein, giving the protein MADNVMESKIDVFGEIFSRLPLNCVVQCKLLNQNFKSMISNSEFAQLLLQRHKNTSTQLIYTEYGEGARRRFNKISLNPITQFESSTPDYMNILASCNGLILIDFHLVSRYCVFNPVTGEHQLIPYPMAPYPNGRGKISLAVDYPNPNQYKLVTVSSFFENSNMLYKFHLLSSEQPRLWREIQLRTNTVQYLAFGSQAVYWRGSLYFLRKDGSVLAFDTNKEEAILIDRPEFLDNFDHTYGKILIGQSKWLGKVQGSLTLVCAYRMHIVIATYCSTKRRWTVSHKFANFILGPQGFIHGFPLWIENKQVSFLVQRPLTLNYDLYEHNTNINGYEHAAVLHGVNSLMYYFHPTLASAHHTPSDDIDADDQELIDANLDDIRRFIIEDIPFQESSSSSSSSSLSEGEEEEGAAAGEGGEEEIV
- the LOC101258627 gene encoding pentatricopeptide repeat-containing protein At2g22410, mitochondrial-like, translating into MFQNSEKLLVNVTTLKRLLDKCINHENLIKQIHAQSITLGLLTQSHQSFACKLLNVYAKLNKPVAAHKVFDQIPQPDIVSWSCLLSLHLQLQHPTKAFCLFTSLLVSTSLKPDSHSIVAALSACARTRDLCNGKTVHAMVYKFLNRPEPIVGNALIDMYSRTERILLARRVFDSMHVKDIATWTSLLNGFVVSGEIESAWKLFEEMSYRNAISWTVMIVGCVRGKEPVWALELFKRMREEGDDSPTSITIVAVLSGCADIGALDFGRSIHGYVNKVAGSAMDVGVNNALIDMYAKSGDLDFAMMIFRGMIKKDAFSWTSMILGLALHSRGRNALEFFDEMLESGVTANEITYLSVLSACSHAGLVNEGKELFNRLKNDVSCATKIEHYGCLVDLLGRAGHLDEAVRLIQQMPMNPDAVIWRSLLSASVMNRNLELAEMAAGKALELEPHDDGVYVLLWNLYNSGNMLEHASRTVKMMRDQRIKKKPGCSWIEINGILHEFMAEPSRQHVYDGIYRVLDTILKQSKLFATPAEL